The Parabacteroides sp. FAFU027 genome window below encodes:
- a CDS encoding SusC/RagA family TonB-linked outer membrane protein encodes MKYSYLFLLGLLAFSPATYAESAGNAGQMSMTQQSKITVKGKVVDDKGEPLIGATVQQKGTTTGVITDLDGEFSLAVPSGATLVVSYVGCKKQEVNIGSKTKLGSITLISDSKELNQLVVIGYGTQRKVDLTGSVAIVNTEEMKKVSHSNISTMLEGKVAGVQITSDGQPGADPSVRIRGLGTFGSTSPLYVIDGVPMGTTIRDFSPNDVETVQVLKDASAAAIYGSRAANGVIIITTKQGKKNQPMRIDYSGYTGFDNVQKGVYDVMDSKQYGQYIDMSYANSNMSVPGGYDPTNANYLYNADGSAKVNTDWFKEAFKTGIRQDHNINLSGGGNNNTYNIGLDYFSQKGTMEGAGPNFDRYTARITNAMDIKFVKLKSNLVYSHSKQDNMALSNANEYVQGLYGAQYPVMASVLLLPPTIKAYDPSTWVLDGKLSAASNYTYDSYGYGTYYDDVHGDLRVTNVLLENNLIKRNTTVDRIVATGSADVDLFDMVGRKNKNHKLDYNLNLSYSRTYVKGLSFVPSFIQSTTNYLAKGDEALNEYYNSSSDALVENTLTYDGKMGLHHVNAVIGHTFEHDLGHTLAGWGKSLSEPYYLQVGNAESRDASSSEWEHKMSSYIGRVNYDFNEKYLISLSARRDGDSRLSERRWEWFPAISGGWRFERENFFPEFAKSSINLFKIRGSYGVLGNTTNLGNYDYMLTMLRNNYTYSFGNNKVTGSSISTYANTAIRWEKKKTMDFGSDISFFNSQLEFNFDYYKSTSEDLHYGVRVPPSAGVDNTTVNMNAATMINSGLEFALAYHNHKNDFKYDISANFSTLKNKVTSLGVLNEPQTDGYCRTEVGREVGSFYGYVSEGIYQSQSEVDNRVNSKGAHITQNGAVAGDIKYADLNNDGTISDADRTYLGSGMPKVNFGLNFRGEWRGFDLSISTYGAAGFKALDFVDMTLHSSYGALNKSVDMLNAWTPDNTNTNIPRVAYKVTPGASITNDAFSQRFLQNASYLKIANVELGYNFSDKLFGNYIHGVRVYASGQNLTTLTKYKGYNVDFAGGTFTPGFNYCSYPTPRTVMFGLRASF; translated from the coding sequence ATGAAATATTCATATTTATTCCTCTTAGGATTGCTGGCGTTCTCACCTGCGACATACGCAGAAAGTGCAGGTAATGCCGGCCAGATGTCAATGACTCAACAAAGTAAGATCACCGTAAAAGGAAAAGTCGTTGACGATAAAGGAGAACCGCTTATTGGAGCTACTGTGCAGCAAAAAGGCACAACTACCGGTGTTATCACCGATCTGGATGGAGAGTTTTCTCTTGCTGTACCTTCAGGTGCTACGCTGGTAGTATCATACGTAGGATGCAAAAAACAGGAAGTAAACATTGGTAGTAAGACTAAACTCGGAAGCATTACCCTGATTTCTGATTCGAAAGAGCTAAACCAATTGGTAGTTATAGGTTACGGTACACAGCGTAAGGTGGATCTTACCGGCTCGGTTGCCATTGTCAATACGGAAGAGATGAAAAAAGTATCTCATTCTAATATTTCTACCATGCTCGAAGGAAAAGTTGCAGGTGTACAAATTACATCTGACGGACAACCGGGGGCAGACCCTTCTGTGCGTATTCGTGGTCTTGGAACTTTTGGTTCAACTTCACCGCTATATGTTATAGATGGAGTGCCTATGGGTACAACTATACGTGACTTCTCTCCAAATGATGTTGAAACTGTACAGGTTTTAAAAGATGCATCTGCTGCTGCAATTTACGGTTCGCGTGCGGCTAATGGGGTGATAATTATCACGACCAAGCAAGGTAAAAAGAACCAACCTATGAGAATCGATTATAGTGGTTACACTGGTTTTGACAATGTTCAAAAAGGTGTGTACGATGTAATGGATTCGAAACAGTATGGTCAGTATATAGACATGTCTTACGCTAACAGTAACATGAGTGTTCCCGGTGGATACGATCCTACTAATGCGAACTATTTGTACAATGCTGATGGCAGTGCAAAAGTGAATACAGACTGGTTCAAAGAAGCATTCAAAACAGGTATTCGTCAGGATCATAATATTAACTTGTCAGGTGGCGGAAACAACAATACTTACAACATTGGGCTTGACTATTTTAGCCAAAAGGGTACTATGGAAGGCGCCGGTCCTAACTTTGACCGTTACACTGCCCGTATTACCAATGCTATGGATATTAAGTTTGTAAAACTGAAATCGAATCTTGTGTATAGTCATAGTAAACAGGATAATATGGCACTCAGTAATGCTAACGAATATGTGCAGGGGCTATATGGTGCACAATATCCGGTAATGGCTTCTGTTCTGCTTTTACCCCCAACTATTAAGGCTTACGATCCTTCGACCTGGGTGCTTGATGGAAAGCTTTCGGCTGCATCCAATTATACATACGACTCGTATGGATATGGTACTTATTATGACGATGTACATGGTGACTTACGTGTAACTAATGTACTACTGGAAAATAATCTGATTAAGAGAAATACAACAGTTGACCGTATTGTAGCTACAGGATCGGCTGATGTTGACCTTTTTGACATGGTTGGTCGTAAAAATAAAAATCACAAATTGGATTATAATTTGAATTTGTCTTATAGCCGAACTTATGTTAAAGGACTATCATTCGTTCCTTCGTTTATACAGAGTACAACCAATTATCTGGCAAAAGGCGATGAAGCACTGAATGAATATTATAACAGCAGTAGTGATGCTCTGGTCGAGAATACGTTAACCTATGATGGTAAAATGGGGCTTCATCACGTTAATGCAGTGATTGGTCATACATTTGAGCACGATCTCGGTCACACACTCGCTGGTTGGGGTAAAAGTTTGTCAGAACCTTATTATCTGCAGGTAGGCAATGCTGAGTCGAGGGATGCCTCTAGTTCTGAATGGGAACATAAAATGTCCTCTTATATCGGTCGAGTCAATTATGATTTCAATGAAAAATACCTGATTTCGTTATCGGCACGTCGCGATGGTGATAGCCGTCTTTCTGAAAGACGTTGGGAATGGTTCCCGGCTATATCAGGAGGTTGGCGCTTTGAACGCGAAAACTTTTTCCCGGAATTTGCGAAATCATCTATCAATCTCTTCAAAATCAGGGGTAGCTATGGGGTATTGGGGAATACAACTAACCTTGGTAACTATGATTACATGCTAACGATGTTGAGAAATAACTATACTTATAGTTTTGGAAATAATAAAGTTACCGGTTCTTCCATTTCTACATATGCTAACACAGCTATCAGATGGGAAAAGAAGAAAACAATGGATTTTGGTAGTGATATTTCTTTCTTCAACAGTCAATTGGAATTTAATTTTGACTATTATAAGTCAACTTCGGAAGATCTTCATTATGGAGTTAGAGTTCCACCAAGTGCAGGTGTTGATAATACAACTGTTAATATGAACGCAGCAACTATGATAAATTCGGGTCTTGAATTCGCGTTAGCATACCATAATCACAAGAATGATTTTAAATATGACATCTCGGCAAACTTCTCTACCCTTAAAAATAAAGTGACAAGTCTTGGGGTTTTAAATGAACCTCAAACTGATGGATACTGCCGTACAGAGGTAGGTCGGGAAGTGGGGTCATTCTATGGTTATGTTTCAGAAGGTATTTATCAGTCTCAATCGGAAGTTGACAACCGGGTTAACTCGAAAGGTGCGCATATTACTCAAAATGGAGCAGTGGCAGGTGATATAAAATACGCCGATCTCAATAATGATGGAACAATCTCAGATGCTGACCGTACATATCTGGGTAGTGGTATGCCAAAGGTAAATTTCGGTTTAAATTTCCGTGGAGAATGGCGAGGTTTCGATCTGAGCATCTCGACTTATGGTGCTGCCGGTTTCAAAGCGTTAGATTTTGTTGATATGACTCTACATAGCTCATATGGCGCACTCAATAAAAGCGTCGATATGTTAAATGCCTGGACACCTGATAATACAAATACAAACATTCCCCGTGTAGCATACAAAGTGACTCCTGGAGCTTCGATCACCAACGATGCATTCAGCCAGCGATTCCTTCAGAACGCATCATATCTGAAAATCGCTAATGTTGAATTGGGCTACAATTTCTCTGACAAATTGTTTGGTAATTACATTCACGGGGTTCGTGTTTACGCATCAGGTCAAAACCTGACTACTTTGACTAAGTATAAAGGTTACAATGTGGACTTCGCTGGTGGAACATTCACTCCGGGTTTCAACTATTGTTCGTACCCGACACCTCGAACAGTGATGTTTGGACTACGTGCTTCTTTCTAA
- a CDS encoding RagB/SusD family nutrient uptake outer membrane protein — protein sequence MKNINKILTILVLAASLTACNENLDITNPNSQTTADFGKTEADLQDAVIACYNRIRLEGTFARVGYTLDAVRGDEVWNSSQQWYIGYDNLSAAATDEIGNLWPWRDCYHVVNRTNYVLSKIDVVKMSTDSYNQIKGQALFLRSLAYYELATYYQTVPLITDYASYSNINTMYAASNTQDEVFDQIEKDLTTAMQILPSRSKGGEWAKGRATCGSAAGYLARAMMFRHKYTEAYAVLKDIIAGKYGSYGLMADYGDNFKEGAAYENNKESLFEVQFMDYGTGGTDQEWTPVNISSQATQGHAVESNYASQQLGSWGDLAGSPWLYNLFKKENCTDGRLDPRLYWTLVTYESDYNNYKGAKTAAYPNGDPRCNTVYQQDITTTPLSNTSQGGISIAKFTNARTNIYNAITTGLHCGINLRLMRYSDVLLRAAECENEINGPTQAAIDYINLVRRRVALADLKLSDFPTKDALFEQIANVERPKEFGCENGRGIDLLRWGFFYTTDRLNQLVEHGYYKLDGTANTDELTAATASASSFQSFNKGHEYFPILQATLDGDPNLVGNSANKNEDNGPAFLAKWTVHPVVK from the coding sequence ATGAAAAATATAAATAAAATTCTTACTATATTGGTGTTGGCTGCAAGCTTGACTGCTTGTAACGAAAACCTGGATATTACGAATCCGAATAGTCAGACAACTGCAGATTTTGGTAAAACAGAGGCGGATCTTCAGGATGCGGTTATTGCATGTTATAACCGTATTCGTCTAGAAGGTACATTTGCACGCGTTGGTTATACATTGGATGCTGTACGTGGTGATGAAGTCTGGAACTCATCTCAGCAGTGGTACATTGGATATGACAACCTAAGTGCAGCGGCTACTGATGAGATTGGTAATTTATGGCCTTGGCGCGACTGCTATCATGTGGTAAACCGCACAAATTATGTATTGTCTAAAATAGATGTTGTTAAGATGTCAACTGACTCTTATAATCAGATAAAAGGTCAGGCTCTTTTCTTACGTTCATTGGCATATTATGAACTGGCAACCTATTACCAGACAGTTCCATTGATCACAGACTATGCCTCTTATTCGAACATTAATACCATGTATGCTGCGAGTAATACACAAGATGAAGTGTTTGACCAAATCGAAAAAGATCTGACAACAGCAATGCAAATCTTGCCATCGCGCAGTAAAGGTGGCGAATGGGCTAAAGGTCGTGCTACATGTGGTTCTGCAGCCGGATATCTGGCCCGGGCAATGATGTTCCGTCACAAATATACCGAAGCTTATGCCGTACTGAAAGACATCATTGCCGGTAAATACGGATCTTATGGACTGATGGCTGACTATGGTGACAACTTCAAAGAAGGTGCGGCTTACGAAAACAACAAAGAGAGCCTTTTCGAAGTACAATTTATGGACTATGGAACAGGTGGTACCGACCAGGAATGGACTCCGGTAAACATCAGTTCGCAAGCTACTCAGGGGCATGCAGTAGAGAGCAACTACGCTTCGCAACAATTGGGCAGCTGGGGCGACCTTGCAGGATCCCCCTGGTTATATAATCTGTTCAAAAAAGAAAATTGTACGGATGGCCGTCTCGATCCTCGTTTATATTGGACATTGGTTACCTACGAAAGTGATTATAACAATTACAAAGGTGCAAAAACTGCGGCCTATCCGAATGGTGACCCTCGTTGCAACACCGTTTATCAACAAGACATCACCACAACTCCACTTTCGAACACCTCACAAGGTGGTATATCCATTGCTAAGTTCACAAATGCCAGAACTAATATTTACAATGCGATTACTACCGGTTTGCATTGTGGAATCAACCTGCGCCTGATGCGTTATAGTGATGTGTTGTTGCGAGCTGCTGAGTGTGAAAATGAAATCAATGGTCCAACCCAGGCTGCGATCGATTATATCAACCTCGTACGTCGTCGTGTTGCTCTGGCAGACCTCAAACTGTCTGACTTTCCAACTAAAGATGCTCTTTTTGAACAAATAGCAAATGTGGAGCGTCCGAAAGAATTTGGTTGCGAAAACGGACGTGGTATCGACTTACTTCGTTGGGGATTCTTCTACACTACAGATCGGTTGAATCAGTTGGTGGAACATGGTTATTATAAGCTCGATGGTACTGCCAATACTGATGAGCTTACAGCCGCAACAGCCAGCGCTTCATCGTTCCAGTCCTTCAACAAAGGACATGAGTATTTCCCAATATTACAAGCAACACTAGATGGAGATCCGAATCTTGTAGGAAACTCGGCAAACAAGAATGAAGATAACGGACCTGCATTCTTAGCTAAATGGACTGTTCACCCTGTTGTAAAATAG